Proteins encoded in a region of the Marinococcus sp. PL1-022 genome:
- a CDS encoding 5-oxoprolinase subunit PxpA: MTIDLNCDLGESYGIYTLGMDQKVLPLVSSANVACGGHAGDSAVMARTVALAKQYGTAVGAHPGFWDKEGFGRRYIAMAEDDIYQLCLYQIGALHAFCCAEEVQMQHVKPHGALYNVALRDPAAAKGVARAVKDFNEHLLLFAPVHTELQAAGERAGLKVAKEMFADRTYTADGTLTPRTEKNAFLDKPEEAAAQVLEVLQKGAVKAVDGTEVAMEADTICVHGDNEQAVLFIQHLRDQLEHHGASVQAAGEFI; this comes from the coding sequence GTGACCATTGATTTAAATTGTGACCTGGGAGAAAGCTACGGCATTTATACACTGGGTATGGATCAGAAGGTGCTTCCTTTAGTTTCATCGGCAAACGTTGCCTGCGGCGGCCACGCGGGAGATTCGGCAGTGATGGCGCGTACTGTTGCCCTTGCCAAACAGTATGGCACGGCTGTCGGTGCCCATCCTGGCTTTTGGGATAAGGAAGGGTTTGGCCGAAGATACATAGCAATGGCCGAGGATGATATTTATCAGCTTTGTCTTTACCAGATTGGGGCGCTCCATGCCTTTTGCTGTGCAGAAGAGGTGCAGATGCAGCACGTAAAACCGCACGGGGCTTTATACAACGTGGCCCTTCGCGATCCAGCGGCTGCAAAGGGAGTGGCACGGGCGGTGAAGGATTTTAATGAGCATCTCCTATTATTTGCCCCTGTCCATACAGAACTTCAGGCAGCGGGGGAAAGAGCCGGCCTTAAGGTAGCAAAGGAAATGTTTGCAGACCGTACGTACACTGCTGACGGGACATTGACTCCAAGAACGGAAAAGAACGCCTTTCTCGATAAACCTGAAGAAGCCGCTGCCCAGGTGCTCGAGGTCCTTCAAAAGGGAGCAGTTAAAGCAGTGGACGGCACAGAAGTAGCTATGGAGGCAGATACCATATGTGTACACGGGGATAACGAGCAGGCGGTTCTGTTTATTCAACATTTAAGGGACCAGCTGGAGCATCACGGAGCTTCAGTGCAGGCAGCGGGGGAATTTATATG
- the pxpB gene encoding 5-oxoprolinase subunit PxpB, with amino-acid sequence MDILPIGDHALSVQFENVISPSVNRKVHRLYEALKKEKPTGVSECVPGYRALTVYYDPLQIQYERLYKLIYHVFGHMDEASEGAMKTYYLPVCYDVSFGQDIERLASEKELSVEEVVELHSSVSYFIYMLGFTPGFPYLGGLDERLHTPRLETPRAKVEAGSVGIADAQTGVYSIDSPGGWNIIGKTPVPLFNAANDEPALLPAGHLLRFEPVGYREYAEIEKSVDRGEYSIRVEEEEEA; translated from the coding sequence GTGGATATTTTGCCTATTGGGGATCATGCCTTGAGTGTGCAATTTGAAAATGTGATTTCCCCCTCCGTAAACCGGAAGGTCCACCGGCTGTATGAAGCTTTAAAAAAAGAAAAGCCAACAGGGGTAAGTGAGTGCGTCCCAGGCTACCGGGCATTGACCGTATATTATGATCCACTGCAAATACAGTATGAACGTCTTTACAAGCTCATTTATCACGTGTTTGGGCATATGGACGAAGCATCGGAAGGTGCAATGAAAACGTATTATCTGCCAGTTTGTTATGACGTATCGTTTGGACAGGATATCGAACGTCTTGCATCAGAGAAAGAACTATCTGTAGAGGAAGTCGTAGAGCTGCACAGTAGTGTGTCCTATTTTATTTATATGCTGGGATTCACTCCGGGATTTCCTTATCTCGGCGGGCTTGATGAACGACTTCATACCCCCCGCCTCGAAACACCAAGAGCGAAAGTGGAAGCAGGCTCAGTTGGTATAGCCGACGCTCAGACAGGGGTTTATTCGATTGACAGTCCGGGCGGGTGGAATATCATTGGTAAAACTCCCGTTCCTTTGTTTAACGCAGCGAATGACGAACCTGCGCTTTTACCCGCGGGTCATCTGCTCCGGTTCGAGCCGGTGGGATATAGAGAGTATGCTGAAATTGAAAAATCTGTCGACCGTGGAGAATACAGCATCCGCGTAGAAGAGGAGGAAGAGGCGTGA
- a CDS encoding SprT family protein, with amino-acid sequence MTDEELTALTQEISAEKFQKLFKHRASFNQRLRTTGGRYVLSTGNIEVNPRSMNDYGRQEVIDIVKHELCHYHLHLEGKGYKHQDGEFQELLRRVKGTMHCRSLEQYRLKQKKRYQYTCKSCHISFKRTRQLDTRKYVCAACKGTLKKI; translated from the coding sequence ATGACTGACGAAGAATTAACCGCGTTGACGCAGGAGATATCGGCAGAAAAATTCCAAAAGCTGTTTAAACACCGTGCCTCGTTTAACCAAAGGCTGCGTACCACTGGAGGAAGATATGTGCTTTCTACAGGAAATATCGAAGTGAATCCCAGGTCGATGAACGATTATGGGCGTCAGGAAGTCATTGATATTGTAAAACATGAGTTGTGCCATTATCATTTACACTTGGAAGGGAAAGGGTACAAACATCAAGACGGTGAATTTCAGGAGCTGCTGAGGCGGGTGAAAGGCACCATGCACTGCCGTTCTTTGGAACAATACCGTTTAAAACAGAAAAAACGTTATCAGTATACCTGTAAAAGCTGTCACATTTCTTTTAAAAGAACGAGGCAGCTGGACACTCGAAAATATGTCTGTGCAGCCTGCAAAGGAACATTGAAAAAAATATAG
- a CDS encoding Tex family protein: MEKETSGVASQIASNLKIKEKHVTNIIHMIEEGNTVPFIARYRKEQTGASDEMVIRDVQQAWNYANQLAERKEEVLRLIDKQEKLTPELRQSINEAVQLQEVEDLYRPYKQKRRTKATAAKEKGLEPLAEWLMSQPKEGIPEEQAQAFVNEESGVADATAALEGARHIISEQIADDAGIRHSVREISYKQGRIQSAAKDETKDERGIYSMYYDHEEALAKAPSHRVLAMNRGESEGVLKISLQAPEDRILSSIEKKVVKRFGSPAVPQLNEAIEDSYKRLIGPAVERELRKVKTEEAETQAISVFSENLRNLLLQPPMKGKTVLGVDPAYRTGCKLSVVDGNGRLLEVGVIYPVPPRNKVAEAKKEVFGLIEKYGIQVIAIGNGTASRETEEFIAGVVEEAGEDVSYIIVNEAGASVYSASEVAREEFPDLQVEERSAASIARRLQDPLAELVKIDPKSIGVGQYQHDVSQARLNESLTFVVETAVNQVGVDVNSASGSLLQYVAGLSKAVANNVIKQREALEGFTSRKELQKVPRLGAKTYEQAAGFLRVPESSNPFDRTAIHPESYQTAERLLSHLELEAAQAGTEEMKAVLENQEVHQLAAALDVGVPTLQDIIEDLKRPNRDPRDTFSKPLLKKGIMTLDDLEKGMELQGTVRNVVDFGAFIDIGVKEDGLVHISKLANRFIKHPMEVVSVGEIVTVWVEDIDQKRGRVALTMVN, from the coding sequence ATGGAAAAAGAGACGAGCGGTGTCGCGTCCCAAATAGCTTCTAATCTTAAGATAAAGGAAAAGCATGTCACAAACATTATACATATGATTGAGGAGGGCAATACAGTTCCTTTTATTGCCCGCTATCGTAAAGAGCAGACCGGTGCCTCGGATGAAATGGTGATCCGGGATGTTCAGCAGGCCTGGAATTATGCGAATCAATTGGCCGAGCGTAAGGAGGAAGTACTGCGGCTGATTGATAAGCAGGAAAAATTAACGCCGGAGTTAAGACAATCCATCAATGAAGCTGTACAGCTTCAGGAAGTGGAAGACCTGTACCGTCCTTATAAACAGAAAAGAAGAACGAAAGCGACAGCAGCGAAAGAAAAAGGGCTTGAGCCGTTAGCGGAATGGCTCATGTCACAGCCAAAAGAAGGTATACCGGAGGAACAGGCGCAAGCGTTTGTAAACGAAGAATCCGGAGTGGCAGACGCCACAGCAGCACTTGAAGGTGCAAGGCATATTATTTCTGAACAAATTGCCGATGATGCCGGCATCCGCCACAGTGTTCGCGAGATCAGCTACAAGCAGGGGAGGATTCAATCTGCAGCTAAAGATGAAACCAAGGATGAACGCGGTATTTACAGCATGTACTACGATCATGAAGAAGCACTGGCGAAGGCCCCGTCGCACCGTGTGTTAGCCATGAACCGCGGAGAAAGTGAAGGAGTACTGAAAATTTCCCTCCAGGCACCGGAGGACAGGATACTTTCGTCTATAGAAAAGAAAGTGGTAAAGCGTTTTGGTTCGCCCGCTGTTCCGCAGCTGAACGAAGCGATCGAAGACAGCTACAAACGCTTGATCGGGCCGGCAGTTGAGCGGGAGCTTCGGAAGGTCAAAACAGAAGAAGCGGAAACGCAGGCGATTTCTGTCTTCTCCGAAAATCTTCGAAATCTTCTGCTGCAGCCGCCAATGAAGGGGAAAACAGTACTTGGCGTCGACCCGGCATACCGTACCGGCTGTAAATTGTCAGTCGTAGATGGCAACGGAAGATTGCTTGAGGTTGGGGTAATCTATCCGGTTCCGCCGAGAAATAAAGTAGCCGAAGCGAAGAAAGAGGTATTTGGCTTAATTGAAAAATACGGCATACAGGTTATAGCTATCGGCAACGGTACGGCTTCAAGGGAAACAGAAGAATTTATCGCGGGAGTCGTGGAGGAAGCGGGCGAAGACGTCTCATATATTATTGTGAACGAAGCCGGTGCGAGCGTGTATTCTGCTTCGGAGGTTGCCCGGGAAGAATTTCCGGATCTTCAGGTTGAGGAACGAAGTGCAGCTTCCATTGCAAGAAGGCTCCAGGATCCGTTGGCGGAGCTTGTGAAAATAGACCCTAAATCTATTGGGGTAGGGCAGTACCAGCATGACGTTTCGCAGGCAAGGCTGAATGAGTCATTGACGTTTGTCGTAGAGACAGCAGTAAACCAGGTGGGCGTGGACGTGAACAGTGCCTCGGGCAGTCTGCTTCAATACGTGGCTGGCCTTTCTAAAGCGGTGGCAAACAATGTGATAAAGCAAAGAGAAGCGCTTGAAGGCTTTACAAGCCGTAAAGAGCTGCAGAAGGTCCCGAGACTTGGAGCCAAAACATACGAGCAGGCAGCAGGCTTTTTACGTGTGCCGGAGTCTTCGAACCCATTCGACCGCACGGCTATTCACCCGGAAAGCTATCAGACGGCAGAACGTCTGCTTAGTCATCTGGAGCTTGAAGCAGCGCAGGCCGGCACAGAAGAAATGAAGGCAGTCCTGGAAAATCAGGAGGTGCATCAGCTGGCTGCAGCCCTCGATGTAGGCGTTCCTACACTTCAGGACATTATAGAGGATTTAAAAAGGCCGAACCGCGACCCTCGTGATACATTTTCGAAGCCTCTCCTGAAAAAAGGCATCATGACTCTTGATGACCTTGAAAAAGGTATGGAGCTCCAGGGCACAGTCCGCAATGTAGTGGATTTTGGGGCTTTCATTGATATAGGCGTCAAAGAGGATGGTCTCGTGCACATATCAAAGCTTGCGAACCGTTTTATCAAGCATCCGATGGAGGTAGTATCGGTAGGGGAAATAGTTACGGTATGGGTGGAAGATATTGATCAAAAACGGGGACGTGTAGCACTGACGATGGTAAACTAA
- a CDS encoding PP2C family serine/threonine-protein phosphatase, with product MTDSTSNTQVNTAVFQKTKPGNRVCGDSYLVVETEDFFLCSVTDGLGSGEGARQSAEIAMNIIRAHKQESIPMLLERCNRALVSERGVVLAIIKVCYQEQELTYGSIGNITCYISADNEEIFRPIPTKGYLSGRKFQYRLEYVPFDKGISFVLHSDGMTVTPEDQRALPYMRSVEEYKNRLAEKAENENDDVTLMVGALG from the coding sequence ATGACGGACTCCACCTCGAATACACAAGTAAATACCGCGGTCTTTCAAAAGACGAAGCCGGGCAATCGGGTGTGTGGGGACAGCTACCTCGTAGTCGAAACAGAAGACTTTTTTCTCTGCTCTGTGACGGATGGTCTGGGCAGCGGTGAAGGTGCCAGACAGTCCGCAGAGATAGCCATGAATATTATCCGGGCTCATAAACAAGAGTCTATTCCTATGCTGTTGGAGCGCTGTAACCGGGCCCTTGTTTCGGAACGGGGAGTGGTTCTTGCGATCATTAAAGTCTGCTATCAAGAGCAGGAGTTGACTTATGGAAGCATCGGTAATATTACCTGCTATATCAGTGCTGATAATGAAGAGATTTTTCGGCCGATCCCAACCAAGGGTTATCTTTCGGGCAGGAAGTTTCAATATCGGCTTGAGTACGTTCCTTTCGATAAGGGGATCTCTTTTGTTCTTCACTCGGACGGCATGACTGTGACTCCTGAAGACCAACGCGCTTTGCCTTATATGCGTTCGGTAGAAGAATACAAAAACAGGCTTGCCGAAAAAGCTGAAAATGAAAACGACGATGTCACTTTAATGGTTGGCGCGTTAGGTTAA
- the sigB gene encoding RNA polymerase sigma factor SigB — translation MSTESQPKQTRKNKNNGTSEEVYEWIRQFQEDPTEEIQTKLVQHYEPLVQSLSRKFSRGQDHDDDLYQVGMIGLLAALRRFDDSFNRSFESFAVPTIVGEIKRFIRDKTWSVHVPRRIKELGPRIKKAVEELTTRLQRSPYVDEIAEYLEVSEEEVLETMEMGKSYQALSVDRSIEADQEGSAVTLLDLVGANEEGYEKTDQQLLLQKAFAVLTDREKEILRCTYFENLSQKETGEQLGISQMHVSRLQRRALQKLRESIRVEPSECL, via the coding sequence ATGTCGACGGAGTCTCAACCGAAACAAACGCGCAAGAACAAAAATAACGGCACGAGTGAAGAAGTTTATGAATGGATCCGCCAGTTTCAGGAAGACCCGACGGAAGAAATTCAAACGAAGCTGGTACAGCATTATGAACCGCTTGTACAGTCTTTATCGAGAAAGTTTTCCCGGGGACAGGATCACGATGACGACCTTTATCAGGTGGGAATGATCGGTCTTCTGGCAGCACTGCGCCGTTTTGACGACTCTTTTAACAGGAGTTTTGAATCGTTTGCGGTCCCAACAATTGTAGGGGAAATCAAACGGTTCATCCGTGATAAAACATGGAGTGTGCACGTGCCGCGCCGTATTAAGGAACTGGGACCGAGAATCAAAAAAGCCGTGGAAGAGCTGACAACCCGTCTGCAGCGTTCTCCGTATGTAGACGAGATTGCCGAGTACCTCGAAGTAAGTGAAGAAGAAGTGCTCGAAACCATGGAAATGGGCAAAAGCTATCAGGCTTTATCTGTGGACCGTTCCATAGAAGCAGATCAGGAAGGCAGTGCTGTCACGCTGCTGGACCTTGTCGGCGCCAATGAAGAAGGATATGAAAAAACAGATCAGCAGCTTCTGCTTCAAAAAGCTTTTGCGGTTTTAACAGACAGAGAAAAAGAGATACTGCGGTGCACGTATTTTGAAAACTTGAGCCAAAAAGAAACGGGAGAACAGCTGGGTATTTCTCAGATGCACGTTTCAAGGCTGCAGCGAAGGGCTCTGCAGAAGCTTCGTGAATCCATAAGAGTGGAGCCTTCGGAGTGCCTGTAA
- the rsbW gene encoding anti-sigma B factor RsbW has protein sequence MERQSDYLEMTLPAKPQYVGIARLTVSGLANRLGFSYDDIEDIKIAIAEACTNVVNHAYEETGNMHLSCNVFEDRVEMVVADTGQSFVLEELDQNLGPVDSRKPIDELKEGGLGLFLIDTLMDKVEISGENGVAISMTKFLQRDEVENNVDGVSTETNAQEQK, from the coding sequence ATGGAACGCCAGTCAGATTATTTGGAAATGACCCTTCCGGCCAAGCCTCAATATGTTGGGATCGCCCGGCTGACAGTTTCAGGACTCGCAAACCGCCTCGGTTTTTCTTACGATGACATTGAGGACATTAAAATTGCGATAGCGGAAGCATGCACAAATGTTGTCAACCACGCGTACGAAGAAACCGGGAATATGCACCTGTCCTGTAATGTGTTTGAAGACCGGGTGGAAATGGTCGTGGCAGACACAGGCCAAAGCTTTGTTCTTGAAGAACTGGATCAAAACCTCGGCCCAGTGGACAGCAGGAAACCGATCGATGAACTGAAAGAGGGGGGACTTGGACTGTTCCTCATAGACACATTGATGGATAAAGTAGAAATCAGCGGCGAAAATGGAGTGGCTATTTCTATGACAAAGTTTCTGCAAAGAGACGAGGTGGAAAATAATGTCGACGGAGTCTCAACCGAAACAAACGCGCAAGAACAAAAATAA
- a CDS encoding STAS domain-containing protein: MNLSTEVIEKSDKKKILKVAGEVDAYTAPELKANLNPLTEEEGAEVVVDLTEVSYIDSTGLGIFIGALKSAENHDATLRLTGLNERVKRLFTITGLDEVITIDDENTEEAK, from the coding sequence ATGAATTTATCGACAGAAGTGATAGAGAAATCGGATAAAAAGAAAATTTTGAAAGTAGCCGGAGAAGTCGATGCTTATACGGCTCCGGAACTGAAAGCAAATCTGAACCCGCTGACAGAAGAAGAAGGCGCAGAAGTGGTAGTGGATCTGACAGAGGTAAGCTACATCGACAGTACCGGCCTCGGAATATTTATCGGAGCCTTAAAGTCAGCTGAAAATCATGACGCGACGCTGCGTCTGACAGGACTGAATGAACGTGTGAAGCGCTTGTTTACCATTACCGGACTTGATGAAGTAATCACTATTGATGATGAAAATACAGAGGAGGCCAAATAA
- a CDS encoding PP2C family protein-serine/threonine phosphatase has translation MAESKELLHDQYANILRAYLEEQSEQGLYYAQQFSKRVLEEQISPEEVVSLHLEVLEEFFPDLPKGAHESFELLLEVMMGYGLAYREHQSLRDKTKELEAEINVAANMQQTFLPDEIPHVNGLDVGVLSVPASKMSGDYYHFVKDDHDCVGLAIADIIGKGIPAALCMSMIKYTMDSYPEQRLQPGALLENVNRVVEQNIASNMFITMMYGSYDSRSHQFNYAGAGHEPGFYYKAAEDTFEELHAKGIVLGIKRNTNYKEYQLTVEPGDFVVLLSDGVTECRTDDGFIEREAITRLIRTYQHLPAQEIVNHVFYELERAQGFQLRDDFTLIILRRNV, from the coding sequence TTGGCTGAGTCGAAAGAATTGTTACATGATCAATACGCGAATATTTTACGGGCGTATTTAGAAGAACAGAGCGAACAGGGGCTTTATTACGCCCAGCAGTTCAGCAAGAGAGTGCTTGAGGAACAGATTTCTCCGGAAGAAGTGGTCAGCCTTCATCTGGAGGTGCTGGAGGAATTCTTTCCGGATCTTCCTAAAGGAGCTCACGAATCATTTGAGCTTCTTCTCGAAGTAATGATGGGCTACGGCCTGGCCTATCGGGAACACCAGAGCCTTCGTGATAAAACAAAGGAGCTCGAAGCAGAAATTAACGTGGCTGCGAATATGCAGCAGACGTTTCTCCCGGATGAAATCCCACACGTAAACGGTTTAGATGTAGGGGTTCTAAGTGTTCCGGCTTCGAAAATGAGCGGTGATTATTATCATTTTGTTAAAGACGACCACGACTGTGTCGGGCTTGCGATCGCTGATATTATCGGTAAAGGAATACCGGCTGCTTTATGTATGTCGATGATCAAGTACACGATGGACAGTTACCCGGAGCAGCGTCTGCAGCCTGGGGCTTTACTTGAAAACGTAAACCGGGTGGTGGAGCAGAACATTGCTTCGAACATGTTCATTACGATGATGTACGGATCATATGATTCGCGTTCCCACCAGTTTAATTATGCTGGGGCTGGGCATGAACCCGGCTTCTACTATAAGGCAGCTGAAGATACGTTTGAAGAGCTTCATGCCAAAGGAATCGTTCTTGGAATTAAGCGCAACACCAACTATAAGGAATATCAACTCACGGTGGAGCCGGGAGATTTTGTTGTGCTCTTATCAGACGGCGTCACCGAATGTCGGACCGATGACGGCTTTATTGAGCGTGAAGCCATCACGCGGCTCATTCGTACGTATCAGCATCTGCCTGCCCAGGAGATTGTAAATCACGTATTTTATGAGCTGGAAAGAGCCCAGGGCTTTCAGCTTCGTGACGATTTTACATTAATTATACTTCGCAGAAATGTTTAA
- a CDS encoding anti-sigma regulatory factor, translating into MSIQSSVEVQTEWGIVSARQAGRNLAKEIGFGGVDQARITTAISELARNIYLYAEKGEIVIEAVEETRGTQKKKGIKITAKDRGPGIKNIREVMEDGYTTSGGLGAGLPGVRRLMDDFDVDSVMEEGTTITAIKWLR; encoded by the coding sequence ATGAGTATCCAATCCAGCGTTGAAGTGCAGACCGAATGGGGAATCGTATCAGCCAGGCAGGCTGGACGGAATTTAGCTAAGGAAATAGGATTTGGCGGTGTGGATCAGGCTCGGATAACGACAGCTATTTCAGAGCTGGCAAGAAACATTTACCTGTACGCTGAAAAAGGGGAAATCGTTATCGAAGCAGTGGAAGAAACCCGCGGGACCCAGAAAAAGAAGGGTATAAAGATTACGGCGAAGGACCGCGGCCCCGGCATTAAGAACATAAGAGAAGTAATGGAAGACGGATATACTACTTCGGGTGGTTTAGGAGCCGGACTTCCAGGAGTGAGAAGACTAATGGATGATTTTGACGTTGACTCCGTGATGGAAGAGGGGACAACGATAACGGCAATCAAATGGCTCCGTTAA
- a CDS encoding STAS domain-containing protein — protein MRIPILKLSHYLLISVQVDLDDQTALQFQEDLLSKIHEEGSTGVVIDLTSVDMIDSFIAKVLGDVVEMSNLMGAKVVLTGIQPAVAITLIDMGIMLEEVPTALDLEQGLEKLQQELEG, from the coding sequence ATGCGGATTCCAATCTTAAAACTAAGTCATTATTTATTAATTTCAGTGCAAGTAGATCTAGATGATCAAACAGCTCTTCAGTTTCAGGAAGATCTGCTTAGCAAAATTCACGAAGAGGGATCTACAGGCGTAGTAATTGATTTAACCTCAGTGGATATGATTGATTCATTTATCGCTAAAGTGCTGGGCGACGTCGTGGAAATGTCCAATTTAATGGGAGCAAAAGTGGTTCTGACGGGGATTCAGCCGGCAGTGGCGATAACCCTGATAGATATGGGCATTATGCTTGAAGAAGTACCAACAGCGCTAGATCTTGAGCAGGGACTTGAGAAACTTCAACAGGAATTGGAGGGGTAA
- a CDS encoding STAS domain-containing protein, giving the protein MHSSVVQAINDHQEQLVSKWKEEMARVQEEYFKNSLPDDLVFTNNEEFIDVLYSSVRLERSEAEGKIKHFAERLIQTDWPLSYFTQGMQVFRRIVTAYIVPYINNAEKDSVRLIVEVEEWVDAIVNQLVDDYSDSWIKTLELQQMALNELSAPLIPVFEKVSVMPLIGAIDTERAKLIMENLLDGIIQHRSQVVLIDITGVPVVDTMVANHIIQASKAVRLVGAECILVGIRPEIAQTIVNLGIDLSTFPTKSSLRKGIESALELTQRKMVQIENGAEWRA; this is encoded by the coding sequence ATGCATTCATCTGTAGTGCAGGCTATCAATGACCATCAGGAACAGTTGGTTTCCAAATGGAAAGAAGAGATGGCCCGGGTTCAGGAAGAATATTTTAAAAACTCCCTTCCTGATGATTTGGTATTCACAAACAACGAAGAATTTATTGATGTGCTGTACAGCTCAGTCCGTTTAGAGCGGTCGGAAGCCGAGGGTAAAATTAAGCATTTTGCGGAGCGGCTTATTCAGACCGACTGGCCACTGAGCTATTTTACGCAGGGGATGCAGGTGTTCCGGCGCATCGTTACTGCCTATATTGTTCCATATATTAATAATGCAGAAAAAGACAGCGTGCGCTTGATTGTAGAAGTGGAAGAATGGGTGGATGCGATTGTGAACCAGCTGGTTGATGATTATTCTGATTCTTGGATAAAGACACTCGAGCTTCAGCAGATGGCTCTGAATGAACTTTCTGCTCCACTTATTCCTGTCTTTGAAAAGGTTAGTGTCATGCCATTAATTGGAGCGATTGACACCGAGCGGGCAAAGCTTATTATGGAGAATTTGCTCGACGGTATTATTCAACATCGTTCCCAGGTGGTTTTGATTGATATAACCGGCGTGCCGGTAGTGGATACTATGGTGGCAAACCATATTATTCAGGCCTCTAAAGCGGTGAGGCTGGTAGGGGCGGAATGCATTCTGGTCGGTATCCGCCCGGAAATTGCCCAGACAATTGTGAATCTGGGTATTGATCTGAGTACCTTCCCGACGAAGAGCAGCCTGCGCAAGGGTATTGAATCAGCGCTTGAGCTGACGCAGCGCAAAATGGTTCAGATAGAGAATGGAGCAGAATGGAGGGCATAA
- a CDS encoding CopG family ribbon-helix-helix protein: MHQKSTKQIKVSLPDYLLDELDGMIEEGQQSANRNEFIHQATEMYLKERQRLEFQEAMKQGYEEMSSINLNIAAESFQAETEVDHSLNRRLLSGI, encoded by the coding sequence GTGCATCAGAAAAGCACTAAGCAGATTAAGGTCAGCCTGCCTGACTATCTTCTTGACGAACTTGATGGAATGATTGAAGAGGGGCAGCAGAGCGCAAACCGCAATGAATTTATTCATCAAGCCACGGAGATGTATTTAAAAGAACGCCAACGTCTGGAGTTTCAAGAAGCGATGAAGCAAGGGTATGAAGAAATGAGCAGTATCAATTTGAATATTGCTGCTGAGTCATTTCAGGCAGAAACAGAAGTGGATCACTCTTTGAATCGCCGATTGCTTAGCGGAATCTGA
- the alr gene encoding alanine racemase, whose product MAFSSESYRDTWVEINTENIKYNIREVRKLHAENVAVMAVVKADGYGHGAAETALAAAEAGASYFGVALLEEALELRKAGIKLPILVLGRTRPQDAAVAARHDIRLTVFQEEWLKEASRYTAGESLLIHMKVDTGMGRLGLINDEDITSFLAAVTSTPSIEMEGMYTHFATADELETTYFEQQYARFSQVVALVQQIGKAPRLIHCGNSAAAMRFPERCFNMVRFGISMYGLTPAADITGHLPFTLKEAFTLHSRLTQVKEVPPGTSISYGATYTSTENEWIGTVPIGYADGWLRAHAENQGEVLAGGIRVPIVGRICMDQMMVRLPHEFPVDTVVTLIGSQKEETISVTEVASRLGTITYEVPCIISKRVPRVYTPENRFEP is encoded by the coding sequence ATGGCGTTTTCCAGCGAATCCTACCGGGATACGTGGGTGGAGATAAACACAGAAAATATTAAATACAACATCCGTGAAGTACGGAAGCTTCATGCTGAGAACGTGGCTGTAATGGCTGTGGTTAAAGCGGACGGCTACGGGCACGGGGCGGCAGAAACTGCTTTGGCAGCAGCGGAGGCGGGGGCGTCCTATTTTGGGGTGGCGCTGCTTGAAGAAGCGCTCGAGCTGCGGAAAGCCGGCATAAAACTGCCTATCCTTGTGCTTGGCAGAACACGGCCGCAGGACGCCGCGGTGGCTGCCCGCCACGATATCCGGCTCACGGTCTTTCAGGAAGAATGGTTAAAAGAGGCTTCCCGATATACAGCGGGGGAATCGCTTTTAATTCATATGAAAGTAGACACTGGAATGGGGCGGCTGGGATTGATAAATGACGAAGATATCACTTCTTTTCTGGCTGCTGTAACCAGCACTCCCTCTATAGAAATGGAAGGAATGTATACGCATTTCGCTACTGCTGATGAACTGGAGACTACTTATTTTGAACAGCAGTATGCCCGTTTTTCCCAGGTCGTTGCCCTGGTACAGCAGATCGGGAAAGCCCCCCGGCTGATTCACTGTGGTAACAGTGCAGCAGCTATGCGTTTTCCGGAGCGCTGCTTTAATATGGTCCGGTTCGGTATTTCGATGTATGGATTGACTCCTGCAGCAGATATTACCGGGCATCTTCCATTTACACTGAAGGAGGCATTCACGCTTCACAGCCGTCTGACGCAGGTGAAGGAAGTACCGCCGGGCACGAGCATCAGCTACGGAGCAACGTACACCTCCACGGAAAATGAATGGATCGGTACTGTGCCTATTGGCTATGCAGACGGATGGCTGAGAGCGCATGCTGAAAATCAGGGGGAGGTATTGGCAGGAGGAATCCGCGTCCCTATTGTAGGACGGATCTGTATGGACCAGATGATGGTGCGGCTGCCGCATGAGTTCCCAGTGGATACGGTAGTGACATTGATTGGCAGCCAGAAAGAGGAAACGATCAGCGTCACGGAAGTAGCCAGCCGCCTTGGAACGATTACATACGAAGTTCCCTGCATTATCAGTAAACGCGTACCCCGGGTATATACTCCCGAAAATAGGTTTGAACCCTGA